From a region of the Neobacillus niacini genome:
- a CDS encoding heavy-metal-associated domain-containing protein, producing the protein MIQLSLNDVACSGCIGKIKRKIKRYNGIEKVRILAGSGKIEIDYNEAIIEMEEINSTIHKLAIRTFD; encoded by the coding sequence ATGATACAATTATCTTTAAATGATGTGGCCTGCTCAGGATGTATTGGAAAAATTAAAAGGAAAATAAAAAGATATAATGGAATAGAAAAGGTAAGGATATTAGCTGGAAGTGGAAAAATTGAAATTGACTATAATGAAGCAATCATAGAAATGGAAGAAATAAATTCCACCATTCATAAATTGGCGATCCGAACATTTGATTAA
- a CDS encoding DEAD/DEAH box helicase — translation MLNTLSPFLQENWEKSGFQQPTSIQDTAIPLILEGKDLIAESPTGTGKTLAYLLPLLNKVEPNSQSLQAVVLASSQELVMQVYQEFQKWSEGSGIRGTSIIGGANVKRQLEKLKKRPHVIFATPGRLFELIKQKKVKMHEVKLVVLDEGDQLLIPEHLNTVQNIVKSTMGDRQVVLFSATMKAGTEKLAKEITKEPEILRIEKDELASSGEVEHIYFTAEPRDKIKLLEKIVRLDNIKALAFINDIGEIQVFKEKFNFKELSTGILHSDMKKLERQAELKAFRDGKTKMLIATDVAARGLDIQGVTHVVHVDFPRDIAQYVHRAGRTGRMGANGTVISLVTEREERELKRYCQELNVTPSKRIFFKGQIAEPEQKARS, via the coding sequence ATGTTAAATACCTTAAGCCCTTTTTTACAGGAAAACTGGGAAAAGTCCGGATTTCAACAGCCTACTTCGATTCAGGATACAGCCATCCCGCTAATTCTTGAAGGAAAAGACTTAATTGCAGAATCTCCAACTGGTACAGGCAAGACACTTGCTTATTTATTGCCATTATTAAATAAAGTGGAACCTAATTCACAGTCACTCCAAGCTGTAGTTTTAGCATCATCGCAGGAATTGGTTATGCAGGTTTATCAGGAATTTCAAAAGTGGTCAGAAGGCAGCGGAATAAGAGGCACCTCCATTATTGGCGGAGCCAATGTAAAACGCCAGCTTGAAAAATTAAAAAAGCGCCCTCATGTCATTTTTGCTACACCAGGCAGGTTATTTGAACTGATCAAACAGAAAAAAGTAAAAATGCACGAAGTGAAGCTTGTAGTATTAGATGAGGGAGATCAGCTGCTGATTCCTGAGCATCTCAACACAGTCCAAAATATTGTAAAATCTACGATGGGTGACCGCCAAGTGGTATTATTCTCAGCAACGATGAAAGCTGGAACTGAGAAATTGGCAAAGGAAATAACGAAGGAGCCCGAAATTCTTAGAATAGAAAAGGATGAACTGGCTTCCTCTGGAGAAGTTGAACATATCTATTTTACTGCTGAACCTAGAGATAAGATCAAGCTTCTGGAAAAAATCGTTCGTTTAGACAACATCAAGGCCTTAGCATTTATTAATGATATTGGGGAAATTCAAGTTTTTAAAGAAAAGTTTAATTTCAAAGAGTTATCAACAGGAATTCTACATAGTGATATGAAGAAATTAGAACGGCAGGCGGAGCTCAAGGCTTTCCGTGATGGCAAAACAAAAATGTTGATTGCTACTGATGTTGCTGCACGTGGTTTAGATATTCAAGGGGTTACTCATGTTGTTCATGTGGATTTCCCTAGGGATATTGCTCAGTATGTTCACCGAGCGGGCAGGACAGGAAGAATGGGAGCAAATGGTACCGTCATATCGTTAGTAACGGAACGGGAAGAACGTGAATTAAAGCGTTACTGTCAAGAGTTAAACGTTACGCCTAGTAAAAGAATATTCTTTAAAGGGCAGATAGCTGAACCAGAACAAAAGGCTCGTAGTTAA
- a CDS encoding FAD-dependent oxidoreductase, which produces MSSSESTHHFPRTYWREIELPTFEKLNEDTTVDVAIVGAGITGITAAYLLAKEGVKVAIIEAGSVLNGTTGHTTAKLTAQHGLIYDELISHFGEDKAKLYFESASNAIKFVEKTSNEKGIDCDFSKQDAFVYATSDQYDKKLETEMSAYQRLGIDGDLVGNIPFDIQIKSALLMRNQAQYHPLKFLKGLLEEAIKAGCKVYENSVAAGIEDVESAQPKVKIKGGHKVACNQVIIASHFPFYDKPGLYFARMYAERSYAIGIKTNKEYPGGMYISADSPSRSIRYTPIDGGNLLILGGENHKTGQGVDTLSHYVALENFAKDVFDLSEYHYRWSAQDLVTLDKVPYIGPLTRDKEHILVATGYKKWGMTSGILAAHLLTDYVLNRDNPYKELYTPSRFDADPDIKSIISTNVDVAKHLIKGKLEFVPKDPGDLVNGEGSVVMHKGQRAGAYKDENGKLYIVDTTCTHLGCECEWNHAEKSWDCPCHGSRFAYDGAVIEGPAKKALKNVADVQ; this is translated from the coding sequence ATGAGCTCATCGGAAAGCACCCACCATTTTCCCAGAACTTATTGGCGAGAAATAGAATTACCGACGTTTGAGAAATTAAATGAGGATACTACAGTTGACGTGGCAATTGTTGGTGCTGGGATAACAGGTATTACTGCTGCATATTTGTTGGCAAAAGAAGGTGTAAAGGTCGCAATTATAGAAGCAGGCAGTGTGTTAAACGGGACAACAGGACATACAACCGCGAAACTGACTGCTCAGCATGGATTAATTTACGATGAATTAATTAGTCATTTTGGCGAGGATAAGGCTAAGTTATATTTCGAGTCCGCTTCAAATGCGATTAAATTCGTTGAGAAAACATCAAATGAAAAAGGAATAGATTGTGATTTTAGCAAACAAGATGCGTTTGTATATGCAACATCTGATCAGTATGATAAGAAACTTGAAACGGAAATGTCAGCTTATCAAAGGCTCGGGATCGATGGTGACTTAGTAGGAAACATTCCATTTGATATACAAATAAAGTCTGCGCTATTAATGCGTAATCAGGCACAATACCATCCACTGAAATTTTTAAAAGGGCTTTTAGAAGAGGCAATCAAGGCGGGGTGTAAGGTTTATGAAAATTCGGTTGCAGCAGGAATCGAGGATGTCGAATCTGCCCAGCCAAAAGTTAAGATAAAGGGTGGACATAAAGTTGCATGTAATCAGGTAATTATTGCCTCCCATTTCCCATTTTATGATAAACCAGGTCTCTATTTTGCTAGAATGTACGCGGAAAGATCTTACGCCATCGGGATTAAAACCAATAAGGAATATCCTGGCGGAATGTATATCAGTGCTGACAGTCCGTCACGCTCCATTCGCTATACACCAATTGATGGGGGAAATCTCCTTATACTTGGCGGCGAAAATCATAAGACAGGTCAGGGCGTTGATACGCTCAGTCACTATGTTGCACTTGAGAACTTTGCAAAAGATGTGTTTGACCTTTCTGAATATCACTACCGGTGGTCTGCACAGGATTTAGTGACATTGGACAAGGTGCCTTACATTGGTCCACTCACAAGAGATAAAGAGCATATTTTAGTGGCAACTGGCTATAAAAAATGGGGAATGACTTCGGGAATCCTTGCAGCTCATCTACTGACTGATTATGTACTAAATCGTGATAATCCCTATAAGGAATTGTATACTCCATCACGTTTTGATGCGGACCCAGATATTAAATCAATTATTTCAACGAATGTGGACGTAGCGAAGCATTTAATTAAAGGAAAACTTGAGTTTGTACCAAAGGATCCTGGGGATTTAGTGAATGGAGAAGGTTCTGTTGTCATGCATAAAGGGCAGCGTGCAGGCGCCTACAAGGATGAAAACGGTAAGCTGTACATTGTGGATACCACTTGTACGCATTTAGGCTGTGAATGTGAATGGAATCATGCAGAAAAATCATGGGATTGCCCGTGTCATGGTTCGCGGTTTGCTTATGATGGAGCAGTAATCGAAGGACCAGCAAAAAAGGCACTAAAGAATGTAGCTGATGTACAATAA
- a CDS encoding IclR family transcriptional regulator, producing the protein MENAKQPYGTVLIKASSILDFLSAKKEPQALNVIAQETGLTSSTALKILDTLLLIGYVKKHPETKKFGLGSALIKYANKYLADLDISKISYPYLKDLQNSLDETIHLGILEGDEILTVNKLETKKPIVCLNSRIGLSKPLYCSAMGKAVLSEMPESEKAAYLNRVELKPITETTITNPENLLKQLEDVKRNGYAIDDSEGEKDVYCLGVSLVMNNQTYGAFSVSVPAYRISPEVKDQIIQAILKTKENIQRELQQNYVFI; encoded by the coding sequence ATGGAGAATGCAAAGCAGCCATATGGTACTGTTCTAATAAAGGCTTCAAGTATCCTTGATTTTCTGTCAGCAAAGAAAGAACCACAAGCATTAAACGTGATTGCACAAGAAACAGGATTAACGAGTTCAACGGCCTTAAAGATATTAGACACCCTTCTTCTAATTGGTTATGTAAAAAAACATCCAGAAACGAAAAAATTTGGGCTTGGCAGTGCCCTGATCAAATACGCAAATAAATATCTTGCTGATTTAGACATTTCAAAAATTTCTTATCCATATTTAAAAGACCTGCAAAATAGTTTAGATGAAACGATTCACTTAGGCATTTTAGAAGGCGATGAAATCCTAACTGTTAACAAGTTGGAGACGAAAAAGCCAATTGTCTGTTTAAATTCAAGGATTGGTTTATCGAAGCCGCTTTATTGTTCTGCGATGGGGAAAGCCGTACTTTCAGAAATGCCGGAAAGTGAAAAAGCCGCTTATTTGAACCGAGTGGAGCTAAAACCCATAACAGAAACGACGATTACGAATCCGGAGAATTTATTAAAACAGTTAGAAGACGTAAAAAGAAATGGTTATGCAATTGACGACAGTGAAGGTGAAAAGGATGTCTATTGTTTAGGTGTATCATTGGTAATGAATAACCAAACATACGGTGCTTTTAGCGTCAGCGTACCAGCCTACCGCATTTCGCCTGAAGTAAAAGACCAAATCATCCAAGCCATCTTAAAAACAAAAGAAAATATCCAAAGAGAATTGCAGCAAAATTACGTATTTATTTAA
- a CDS encoding amidase family protein, translating into MENPKLKKYLDHWIEEATITQMQEKMTSGELTSRELVMMYLHRISVYDKNIHSILEVNPDALHIASTLDAERKETGARSSLHGIPILIKDNIDTADKMHTSAGSLALKDSVALRDSYVADQLRAAGAVILGKTNMTEWANFMAYGMKSGYSSRGGQVLNPYGPGQFDVGGSSSGSGAAIAVNLAAAAIGTETSGSILNPSCQNSLVGIKPTVGLISRRGIIPIAHTQDTAGPMARTVRDAAILLNVLTGRDEEDPITKTNPLADKDFTEHLRKDGLKGKRIGIALDGFTEHLSEEMLKIFHDAVAVLEAAGAEIFEHIEIPSANAKWRYDVLTYEFKPDLNAYLNKLHPSIPIRTLNDLIQFNKENEATMLKYGQEVLIQSAATSGSLTEADYVNSLEFDLYHSTEQGIDYALEKYKLDVILFPSEEASHISAKAGYPTIAVPAGYTTIGEPVGITFAGNAYSEPTLIEAAFAFEQLTKFRKAPVLRGE; encoded by the coding sequence ATGGAAAATCCAAAGCTAAAGAAATATCTCGATCATTGGATTGAGGAAGCTACGATCACTCAAATGCAGGAGAAAATGACATCTGGAGAGCTTACATCTAGAGAACTTGTAATGATGTATCTACATAGAATTTCTGTTTATGATAAAAATATTCACTCCATCCTTGAGGTCAACCCTGATGCGCTTCATATCGCATCTACACTTGACGCTGAACGGAAGGAGACGGGAGCACGCAGTTCATTGCACGGTATTCCCATTTTAATTAAAGACAATATTGATACTGCAGATAAAATGCATACAAGCGCTGGCTCATTAGCATTAAAGGATTCCGTTGCGTTAAGAGATTCTTATGTGGCGGATCAGCTTCGCGCAGCAGGAGCAGTCATTCTTGGTAAAACCAATATGACAGAGTGGGCAAACTTCATGGCTTATGGGATGAAAAGTGGCTATAGCTCACGCGGCGGTCAGGTATTAAATCCTTACGGTCCAGGACAATTTGATGTTGGCGGCTCTAGTTCAGGTTCCGGTGCGGCTATTGCTGTGAATTTGGCAGCTGCAGCGATTGGGACAGAAACATCTGGATCGATCTTGAATCCATCCTGCCAAAACTCATTAGTCGGAATTAAACCGACAGTGGGTCTAATCAGCAGGAGAGGTATCATTCCGATTGCGCATACTCAGGATACAGCCGGACCAATGGCTAGGACTGTTAGAGACGCAGCTATTCTCTTGAATGTTTTGACAGGAAGAGATGAGGAAGATCCAATAACCAAAACGAATCCACTAGCTGATAAAGACTTTACCGAACATTTACGTAAAGATGGACTCAAGGGGAAACGGATAGGAATAGCCTTAGATGGTTTCACCGAACATTTAAGTGAAGAAATGCTTAAGATTTTCCATGATGCTGTTGCCGTTTTGGAGGCAGCGGGTGCGGAGATCTTCGAACATATAGAGATACCATCTGCAAATGCCAAGTGGCGGTATGACGTTTTGACATATGAATTTAAACCCGATTTAAACGCATATTTGAACAAACTTCATCCCTCTATACCCATTAGAACATTGAATGATTTAATTCAATTTAATAAGGAAAATGAAGCAACAATGCTTAAGTATGGACAGGAAGTCTTGATTCAATCCGCTGCAACTAGTGGTTCTTTAACGGAAGCGGATTATGTAAATTCGTTGGAATTTGATCTTTATCATTCCACCGAACAAGGAATTGATTATGCGCTTGAGAAGTATAAATTAGATGTGATTCTGTTTCCTAGTGAAGAGGCCTCACATATTAGTGCGAAAGCTGGCTATCCGACCATTGCAGTACCTGCTGGTTATACAACTATAGGAGAACCTGTTGGAATTACTTTTGCCGGAAACGCCTATAGTGAACCAACCCTGATTGAAGCGGCTTTTGCGTTCGAACAATTAACAAAGTTCCGTAAAGCACCAGTACTAAGGGGAGAATAA
- a CDS encoding copper resistance D family protein, producing the protein MFIAGIVSEALLYSSFSLLLGSFILNLVPKSVRPEIKIPKFVLLGAALGIAIFSFLPVLKIVLYLYEDLGLGYTLQSVLTNFEVGKTWISTGIISLILFIYLIPIRLEQKPLFSLTGLVFTLILIAFLGWSSHAASLSKMAGFLTHTAHFLAITTWVGILLVVSWCSQNHENWLKFLKWFSPLAILCLIATTITGISLMTFHMELSDYVSVTAIPYGQTLLIKHIAILPLLAFAFINSIFIRKRLLNDSSYNPLPWAKLESIIVLVVFSITGALGQASPPHELSSMIRAEGASKLFTFFHPGEINFPITFSPGIVSIILFLIAILFLALVIVTFIKKAPKALALVMSLLFILSGYIGFMLSLS; encoded by the coding sequence ATGTTTATTGCAGGCATTGTAAGTGAGGCTTTACTTTATAGTAGTTTTTCATTGCTGCTAGGAAGCTTTATTCTTAATCTTGTACCCAAATCGGTACGACCGGAAATTAAGATTCCCAAATTTGTACTATTGGGTGCAGCATTAGGAATTGCTATATTTTCATTTTTACCGGTGTTAAAAATTGTTTTATATTTATATGAAGACCTAGGTTTAGGCTATACCCTTCAGTCTGTGTTAACCAATTTCGAGGTTGGTAAGACATGGATTAGTACGGGGATTATTTCGTTAATTCTATTCATTTATCTGATTCCAATTAGGCTTGAACAAAAACCGTTATTCTCATTGACTGGCCTAGTATTTACGCTTATCTTAATTGCTTTCCTTGGCTGGTCAAGTCACGCAGCTTCATTATCGAAAATGGCGGGTTTTCTTACACACACCGCTCACTTTTTGGCCATTACAACTTGGGTTGGAATTTTGTTAGTGGTAAGCTGGTGTTCACAGAACCATGAAAATTGGTTGAAATTCTTAAAGTGGTTTTCGCCACTTGCTATTTTATGTTTAATTGCCACGACCATAACAGGAATATCATTAATGACCTTTCATATGGAACTGTCCGATTATGTTAGTGTAACGGCAATCCCCTATGGTCAGACATTATTAATCAAACACATTGCGATTTTGCCATTACTAGCTTTCGCCTTTATCAATAGCATTTTTATTCGGAAGAGACTCCTCAATGATTCTTCTTATAATCCGCTTCCATGGGCGAAGCTGGAAAGTATTATTGTTTTGGTTGTTTTTTCGATTACGGGTGCATTGGGACAAGCTTCACCACCGCATGAACTTAGTTCGATGATTAGAGCAGAAGGTGCGTCTAAGCTGTTTACCTTTTTTCACCCAGGAGAAATAAACTTCCCTATTACCTTTTCTCCAGGGATTGTTTCAATCATCCTATTTCTAATTGCTATTCTTTTCTTAGCGTTGGTTATTGTAACTTTTATAAAAAAAGCTCCAAAAGCTTTGGCATTAGTAATGAGTTTACTATTTATCCTTTCAGGCTATATAGGTTTTATGTTAAGTCTTTCATAA
- a CDS encoding copper resistance protein CopC — protein sequence MLNKIALLSTLLLFIFGANVFAHSHLEESTPKNGEIVTQSLKDITLTFETALEPTSSFTLIDGNHTAIPLSTVSITGNQLIANVEDDLTNGAYTIHWKIIGEDGHPLEGDIPFTMNLPENAAPPEQTGSELSTNDATTAETTADADIETVLKDQAIEVNEASLDEPGIMNYVLPAIIGLIIVLGFGSYWLIFRRKQV from the coding sequence ATGTTAAATAAAATTGCTCTACTCTCCACTTTGTTACTCTTTATTTTTGGAGCAAATGTGTTTGCACATTCCCATTTGGAAGAGTCTACCCCCAAAAATGGAGAAATCGTAACTCAGTCACTCAAGGATATTACGCTTACTTTTGAAACAGCATTAGAACCAACTAGTTCATTTACATTAATCGATGGTAATCATACAGCTATTCCACTTTCTACTGTTTCAATTACCGGTAATCAATTAATCGCCAATGTAGAAGACGACCTTACAAATGGAGCTTACACTATTCATTGGAAAATAATTGGAGAAGATGGTCATCCTCTTGAGGGCGATATTCCCTTCACAATGAACCTTCCTGAGAATGCTGCACCTCCAGAACAAACTGGATCAGAACTATCTACTAATGATGCTACCACTGCCGAAACAACAGCTGATGCAGACATAGAAACGGTACTGAAGGATCAAGCAATTGAGGTAAATGAGGCTTCTTTAGATGAACCCGGTATCATGAATTATGTACTGCCAGCAATTATTGGTTTGATTATTGTTTTAGGCTTCGGAAGCTATTGGTTAATTTTTAGGAGGAAACAAGTCTAG
- the kduD gene encoding 2-dehydro-3-deoxy-D-gluconate 5-dehydrogenase KduD has translation MGNNSQQFSLDYFKLDGKVAIVTGGNTGIGQGFAVALAKAGADLFITTHGNNWGETKELIEKEGRRVAFFQGDLTDKQVSKDIVAKCLETYGRIDILVNNAGTIRRSPLLEYKEEDWDAVMDINLNAVYFLSQEAAKVMAEQGSGKIINVASMLSFQGGKFVPSYTASKHGVAGLTKAFANELAIKGIQINAIAPGYVETKNTAPIREDEVRHAEITARIPAGRWATPEDLQSVVVFLASRGSDYMNGAIIPVDGGWLVR, from the coding sequence ATGGGGAATAACTCACAACAATTTTCATTAGATTATTTTAAATTAGATGGTAAAGTCGCCATCGTAACTGGGGGAAACACAGGAATTGGGCAAGGCTTTGCGGTTGCGCTGGCAAAAGCAGGTGCGGACCTCTTTATCACCACTCATGGGAACAATTGGGGAGAAACAAAAGAACTGATTGAAAAAGAAGGACGTCGCGTAGCGTTTTTTCAAGGTGATTTAACAGATAAACAAGTTTCAAAAGATATCGTTGCAAAATGCTTAGAAACATACGGAAGAATAGATATATTAGTTAATAACGCAGGTACCATTCGCCGTTCGCCTCTTCTTGAATATAAGGAAGAAGATTGGGATGCAGTCATGGATATTAATCTAAACGCAGTTTACTTTTTAAGCCAGGAAGCTGCGAAAGTAATGGCGGAACAAGGCAGTGGAAAAATCATAAATGTTGCTTCTATGCTGTCTTTTCAAGGTGGTAAATTTGTACCTTCCTACACGGCGAGTAAGCATGGTGTTGCTGGTTTAACGAAGGCGTTCGCGAATGAGTTAGCGATAAAGGGCATTCAAATTAATGCCATTGCGCCTGGTTATGTTGAAACCAAAAATACAGCACCGATTCGTGAGGATGAAGTTCGTCATGCAGAGATTACTGCCCGTATCCCGGCTGGTCGTTGGGCAACTCCAGAAGACCTGCAAAGTGTTGTGGTCTTCCTTGCAAGCAGAGGTTCTGATTATATGAATGGAGCCATTATCCCAGTGGATGGCGGCTGGCTCGTTCGCTAG
- a CDS encoding amino acid decarboxylase, giving the protein MSSFQIEGQRAVIDIRERVLKGEHPRREILNFVKTAPVGTIFEIHLPHPGEPLVATFQSLGMNAIVNEVEPAHFRLMAIKMNEI; this is encoded by the coding sequence ATGAGTAGCTTTCAAATAGAAGGACAAAGAGCCGTTATAGATATTCGTGAGAGGGTCTTAAAGGGAGAACATCCACGCAGGGAAATTTTAAATTTTGTAAAAACAGCACCTGTTGGGACGATATTTGAAATTCATTTACCCCACCCCGGAGAGCCATTAGTAGCAACTTTTCAATCTTTGGGAATGAATGCAATCGTCAACGAAGTAGAACCTGCGCACTTCCGATTGATGGCCATAAAAATGAATGAAATATAG
- the kynB gene encoding arylformamidase, which yields MKIIDISRRLENGMPVWPGDTAFHYEVSWSKAESGSVNIGTLTMSTHTGTHVDAPFHFDDDGKKIIDLDLELYIGPVRVLDMTGKESIGVKDLEDVDLKGMKRVLFRTLSWQNASEFPEKIPHLEADLGPFLAERGIRLIGVDVPSVDPIDSKDLYAHHSLNENGIHILESVLLDEVEPGDYELIALPLPLVEGDGSPVRAVLRTI from the coding sequence ATGAAAATAATTGATATTTCTAGAAGGCTTGAAAACGGAATGCCAGTTTGGCCAGGTGATACAGCCTTTCACTATGAGGTGTCGTGGTCCAAAGCAGAAAGCGGTTCTGTAAACATAGGGACTCTTACAATGAGTACACATACAGGGACGCATGTTGACGCACCTTTTCATTTTGATGATGATGGAAAAAAGATTATTGACTTGGATCTCGAATTATATATCGGGCCTGTAAGGGTTCTCGATATGACTGGGAAGGAAAGTATAGGAGTTAAGGATTTAGAGGATGTAGATTTAAAGGGAATGAAAAGAGTGTTGTTTCGAACCCTCTCATGGCAAAATGCTTCTGAATTTCCAGAAAAAATACCCCATTTGGAAGCTGATCTTGGTCCATTCCTAGCAGAGAGGGGAATTAGACTGATTGGGGTAGATGTTCCATCTGTCGACCCCATTGACAGCAAAGACCTTTATGCTCATCATAGTTTAAATGAAAATGGGATTCACATTCTTGAATCAGTCCTTTTAGATGAAGTGGAACCAGGTGATTATGAATTGATTGCTTTGCCGCTGCCGTTGGTTGAAGGAGATGGAAGTCCGGTAAGGGCAGTATTACGTACAATCTAA
- a CDS encoding WG repeat-containing protein, translated as MSRRNTEQENWITYLLSLSRMVYLFPAEVKDVGGGKWGYINEKGAFVLPPKYEMARDFQENGLAIIQLNNLTGIINTDGYFIVKPKYETIIPFSEGRATAIDHEGFKVLDESGKEITSKAYSFIGDFQEGRAAAANTNEQGNYLYGYLNRRGNEVIPLSYESASDFEHGKALVKLKEGSYSLIDLTGKVLHSYSFPFVDDYGEGMLAFRKSNDGKWGYMDESGKVLIEPQFMGTQPFVEDRAIVNVENNHYGLIDRQGKYIIKPQYFSLINLGENRYALGKAQDPERPYLFQKYAIADADGHIYTGFIYNGVSEYKDGVASAYNDEMTFFIDKRGQRLNHLPMVQGGGTLAFNKSLIKGDIDLRILYFDKKGTLVWKQNTIIPLKEDYSVTENKFKPNKDYLVYYPQLTGVSSPESVNQTLKELSGVKAIPQHTQLESSYAGDFDVSFYKNNLVVLEINGYDYPFGAAHGMPVKKYAHIDLKTGRFYQLKELFKREADYVKVISEMIGEKIKNDEQYSYVFSDTYKGIKADQPFFISKGELNIYFEPYEIAPYAAGFPTFTIPFHDISSIIDHDGVFWRSFH; from the coding sequence ATGTCTAGAAGAAATACAGAACAGGAAAATTGGATTACCTACCTGCTTTCCCTATCAAGAATGGTTTACCTTTTTCCAGCAGAAGTAAAAGATGTTGGCGGCGGTAAGTGGGGATACATCAATGAAAAGGGGGCTTTTGTTCTCCCTCCCAAATATGAAATGGCTCGTGATTTTCAGGAAAATGGTTTAGCCATCATCCAATTAAACAATCTTACAGGTATTATTAACACTGACGGATATTTTATTGTGAAACCAAAGTATGAAACAATCATCCCTTTTTCAGAAGGTCGTGCGACAGCTATCGATCACGAAGGATTTAAAGTATTGGATGAAAGTGGGAAGGAAATTACTTCAAAGGCGTATTCCTTTATCGGAGATTTTCAAGAAGGCAGGGCAGCAGCTGCCAATACAAATGAGCAAGGCAACTATTTATATGGATATTTAAATAGGAGAGGCAATGAAGTCATTCCGCTGTCCTATGAATCTGCTAGTGATTTTGAACACGGAAAAGCCCTTGTAAAATTAAAAGAGGGCAGCTATTCACTCATTGATCTTACAGGAAAAGTACTACATTCATACTCTTTTCCATTTGTCGACGATTATGGTGAGGGTATGCTGGCATTTCGAAAAAGTAACGATGGAAAATGGGGATACATGGACGAATCAGGCAAAGTATTGATTGAACCACAGTTTATGGGAACACAGCCGTTTGTTGAAGACAGAGCAATTGTGAATGTTGAAAATAATCATTATGGCCTGATAGATAGGCAGGGGAAATATATCATAAAACCCCAGTATTTTAGTTTAATAAACCTTGGAGAGAATCGATATGCACTGGGGAAAGCACAAGATCCAGAAAGGCCATATCTTTTTCAAAAGTATGCAATAGCTGATGCTGACGGTCATATTTATACTGGGTTTATCTATAATGGTGTCTCCGAATACAAGGATGGAGTGGCCTCGGCATACAATGACGAAATGACTTTCTTTATAGATAAGCGTGGTCAGCGCTTGAACCATCTTCCAATGGTTCAAGGTGGTGGTACATTAGCATTTAATAAATCCTTAATTAAGGGAGATATCGATCTCCGCATTCTCTATTTTGATAAAAAAGGCACGTTAGTTTGGAAACAAAATACAATCATTCCTTTAAAAGAGGATTATTCCGTTACCGAAAACAAATTCAAACCAAATAAGGATTATTTAGTTTATTATCCACAGTTAACGGGGGTTAGCTCTCCGGAGAGCGTAAATCAAACATTGAAGGAACTTTCTGGAGTCAAGGCAATCCCTCAGCATACACAGTTGGAATCAAGCTACGCAGGTGATTTCGACGTAAGTTTTTATAAAAATAACCTAGTAGTCTTGGAGATAAATGGCTATGATTATCCCTTTGGAGCGGCACATGGAATGCCAGTAAAAAAATATGCCCATATTGACCTAAAAACGGGAAGGTTTTATCAACTTAAAGAGTTGTTTAAGCGAGAAGCAGATTATGTAAAAGTGATCAGTGAAATGATTGGAGAAAAAATTAAAAACGACGAACAATATTCCTATGTTTTTTCGGATACGTATAAGGGTATCAAAGCAGACCAGCCCTTCTTTATTAGCAAAGGGGAGTTGAACATTTATTTTGAACCATACGAGATTGCCCCTTATGCTGCTGGGTTTCCAACCTTTACGATTCCGTTTCATGATATAAGCAGCATTATTGATCACGATGGAGTTTTTTGGCGCTCCTTTCATTAA